The following nucleotide sequence is from Lysobacter panacisoli.
TACGAGAAGACGCTCGACCGCCTCAGCCGCGACGACGTCACCGAAGAGCAGTTCCGCGACGAGATGGCAACGCTCACGCTCGGCAGCGGTGCCGCGGCGATGGTGCTGGCGCGTAGCGAGCTCGCGCCGGGCGCGCCGCGCTATCGCGGCAGCGTCACGCGTTCGGCCACCGAGTGGAACCAGCTGTGCCGCGGCGACCTCGTGCACGACCGCATGATCGCCGACGGCCGCATGCTGCTGGTCGAAGGCATCAAGCTCGGCCAGAAGACCTTCACTGCCGCGCGCGCCGCGCTGGGCTGGGTGGTCGAGGAACTCGACGAGTTCGTCATCCACCAGGTCAGCAAGGCCCACACCAAGGCCTTCCTCAAAGCGTTCCGCATCGATCCGAAGAAGGTCCTGACCATCTTCGGCGAGCACGGCAACATCGGTCCGGCGTCGGTGCCGATCGTGCTGAGCAAGCTGCGCGAGGGCGGTCGCCTGAAGAAGGGCACGCGCATCGCGCTGCTGGGCATCGGCTCGGGCCTGAACTGCTCGATGGCCGAAGTGGTCTGGTAAGCGACTGCGTCGCCCGACGAAGAACCCGGCCGCGCGCCGGGTTTTTCTTGCCTGCGCTTCGTGCGCGCACGCCAAGATTGAAACGATGACCATCCGCCTGCCGCTGCCCGATTACCCGTTCACGCCGAAGCGCTTCGAAGTGCGTCCCGGCATCGCGATGAGTTTCCTCGACGAAGGCCCGCGCGACGGCGAAGTGGTGGTGATGCTGCACGGCAATCCGTCGTGGAGCTATTACTGGCGCAAGCTCGTGCTCGGGCTGCGCGACCGCTATCGCTGCATCGTGCCGGACCATGTCGGCATGGGCCTGTCCGACAAGCCCGACGACGATCGCTACCGCTACACGCTGCAGTCGCGCATCGACGACATCGAAACGCTGCTCGACCAACTCGGCATCACCGGCCCGGTGACGCTGGCCGTGCACGACTGGGGCGGCGGCATCGGCTTCGGCTGGGGCCTGAAGCATTCCGCGCGCATCCGCCGGCTGGTGATCACCAACACCGGTTCGTTCCCGCTGCCGGCCGCCAAGTCGCTGCCGAAGTCGCTCAAGCTCGGTCGCGATCTCGGCCTGGGCACGTTGCTGATCCGCGGCCTCAACGCGTTCTCGTCGGTCGCCTCGTTCGTCGGTGTCGAGAAGAAGATGCCCGCCGACGTGCGCCGCGCCTACGTCGCGCCGTACGACACGTGGGCGAACCGCATCGCGACCTCGCGCTTCGTGCAGGACATCCCGCTGGGCGAGGGCGATGCCGCGTGGCCGCTGGTGCAGGCGATGGGTCGCAAGCTGCCCGAGTACGCCGATCGTCCGGTGTTCATCGCATGGGGCCTGCGCGATTTCGTCTTCGACCGGCATTTCCTCAAGGGCTTCACCGACGCGCTGCCGCGCGCGCAGGTGCATGCCTTCGAAGACGCGAACCACTACGTGCTGGAAGACAAGGCCGACGTGCTGGTGCCGGCGATCCGCGCGTTCCTCGACGCGAACCCGCTGTAATGCTGTTGCTCCCTCTCCCCTCGAGGGAGAGGGACAGGCCGGAAAGCGGCCAGGGAGAGGGACGGGTGCTGAGTCGCCACTGGTACGCGTCCGCGACACCCCTCTTCCGCCCTTCGGGCACCTTCTCCCTCAAGGGGAGAAGGAAGAGCGTTCACCCCTCCGGCAACGGATTCTTCTCGTCCTCGCTCACGCCGGTCCAGTCTTCGGGCGTGAGCACCGGCAGTCCGTGCCCGAGGCGCGCCTTGTCGCATTGCGGGCTGGCTTCGCCGAATTCCCACGACGCCGGCACCAGCGCGCACACCGACGGACGCCGATCGTGGATGGTGCAGCGGCTGTAGCGGCCGATGTCCGCGTCCAGCGCGATGCAGCGCGGCTGCGACTGCGAGGTGCCGCGCATCACCCGTTCATGCGTGCGCAACGGCTCGGTGAGTTCGATCGGGACGTGCCCGCCCATGCCCGGGTCCGCCTCGGACCAGTGGAAGCTCACGCGGAAGAAGGCGCAGCAGGCGCCGCAGGTCAGGCAGGGGTGTTGCATGGGCGGACCGGCGCGGTCACGACGGAATTGCGGGCAGGTGCGCGATTCTGAGGCTTTCCGCGCCCGACGCAAGGGCTCCGGACAGGCGAAAATGAACCGATGAACGAGCCAAGCAACATCGCCGCGTCGCTGCCCGCC
It contains:
- a CDS encoding 3-oxoacyl-ACP synthase III, with amino-acid sequence MLFQHVAIAGLAHIDAPRRLTSDEIHARLKPTLDRLGIKYNVLEEVAGVRERRLWDGEVKASDAATLAGVKALADAGIDADRVGLLVNTSVSRDYLEPSTASIVSGNLRLPDTCQNFDVANACLAFLNGMDIASRMIERGEIDYALVVNGETADLAYEKTLDRLSRDDVTEEQFRDEMATLTLGSGAAAMVLARSELAPGAPRYRGSVTRSATEWNQLCRGDLVHDRMIADGRMLLVEGIKLGQKTFTAARAALGWVVEELDEFVIHQVSKAHTKAFLKAFRIDPKKVLTIFGEHGNIGPASVPIVLSKLREGGRLKKGTRIALLGIGSGLNCSMAEVVW
- a CDS encoding alpha/beta fold hydrolase; translation: MTIRLPLPDYPFTPKRFEVRPGIAMSFLDEGPRDGEVVVMLHGNPSWSYYWRKLVLGLRDRYRCIVPDHVGMGLSDKPDDDRYRYTLQSRIDDIETLLDQLGITGPVTLAVHDWGGGIGFGWGLKHSARIRRLVITNTGSFPLPAAKSLPKSLKLGRDLGLGTLLIRGLNAFSSVASFVGVEKKMPADVRRAYVAPYDTWANRIATSRFVQDIPLGEGDAAWPLVQAMGRKLPEYADRPVFIAWGLRDFVFDRHFLKGFTDALPRAQVHAFEDANHYVLEDKADVLVPAIRAFLDANPL
- a CDS encoding YkgJ family cysteine cluster protein, which encodes MQHPCLTCGACCAFFRVSFHWSEADPGMGGHVPIELTEPLRTHERVMRGTSQSQPRCIALDADIGRYSRCTIHDRRPSVCALVPASWEFGEASPQCDKARLGHGLPVLTPEDWTGVSEDEKNPLPEG